Proteins encoded within one genomic window of Parachlamydia sp. AcF125:
- the recF gene encoding DNA replication/repair protein RecF yields MGMFLRTLHLHQFRSYREASFDFSPSINVICGPNAVGKTTLLEAIHFLMAGRSFRTSQIADLIHTKSAYFSLEATFIKQGIEQSLKVFYNGKERKVILNHTSYHSFIYLLGVFYGVCISPDDSALIKGAPVMRRAFLDLQLAQSDPLYVHKLTRFNRAMRQRNYLLRGKNLTTIESWEYEMAHAASYLILKRAAITHELCQKGSQIYEQLSADREKLSVIYKTAAPQGASEEELKNYYLEQFQKLRKKESELGYTLIGPHKDDLHLYLNDKEARYFASEGQQRSFVAALKLAEWDSLKAITGETPLMLIDDAGMGWDSFRKAKLFQYIEGLHQVFLTTTQEMPRGEGISSEKRTIRLA; encoded by the coding sequence ATGGGTATGTTCTTACGTACGCTCCATTTGCATCAATTTCGCTCATATCGAGAAGCTAGTTTTGATTTTTCCCCTTCTATTAATGTAATTTGTGGTCCTAATGCGGTGGGAAAAACTACCCTTTTAGAGGCCATCCATTTTTTAATGGCTGGCCGCTCTTTTAGGACCTCTCAAATAGCTGACCTTATCCATACAAAGTCTGCTTATTTTTCGCTTGAAGCTACCTTTATCAAGCAAGGGATCGAGCAGAGCTTAAAAGTTTTCTACAATGGGAAGGAAAGAAAAGTCATTTTGAATCACACCTCTTACCATTCCTTCATCTATTTGTTAGGAGTATTTTATGGAGTGTGCATAAGCCCTGATGATTCAGCTCTCATTAAAGGGGCCCCTGTAATGCGCCGCGCCTTTCTTGATTTGCAACTTGCTCAAAGCGATCCTTTGTACGTTCATAAATTAACCCGCTTTAATCGCGCTATGCGGCAGCGAAACTACTTGTTAAGAGGGAAAAATTTAACCACCATCGAAAGTTGGGAATATGAAATGGCTCATGCCGCCTCTTACCTTATCTTAAAACGAGCGGCAATTACCCATGAATTGTGCCAAAAAGGATCTCAGATTTATGAGCAATTAAGTGCAGATCGTGAAAAATTATCGGTCATTTATAAAACGGCTGCTCCACAAGGAGCTTCTGAAGAGGAATTAAAAAATTATTATTTAGAACAATTTCAAAAGCTTCGCAAAAAAGAGAGCGAGTTAGGGTATACCTTAATAGGACCGCACAAAGACGATTTACATTTATATTTAAATGACAAAGAAGCTCGTTATTTTGCGAGTGAAGGGCAGCAGCGCAGTTTCGTTGCTGCTTTAAAACTGGCAGAATGGGACTCCCTTAAGGCTATCACGGGAGAGACCCCTCTCATGTTGATTGACGATGCAGGCATGGGCTGGGATTCCTTTCGCAAGGCTAAATTATTCCAATATATTGAAGGATTGCATCAAGTCTTTCTAACTACTACGCAAGAGATGCCAAGGGGCGAAGGCATCTCTTCAGAAAAGCGAACGATTCGCTTAGCCTAA
- the dnaN gene encoding DNA polymerase III subunit beta, which yields MKFVISTQELNFLVNKCLNIVSQKATIPILSNFLMEAKNGELILTATDLTVGVRCHTEAKVLEEGATALPAKRFAQLIRELTSINVEISTNDNETTQISADSSRFKLHGMNKSEFPSLPQMEGAVQFKISESDLKEMLFCTAFAVSRDDNRFALTGVFMQITEGKAIFAGTDGKRLSRTYLSLGLDAAFNGNYILPIKAVEEILKNLSDSGEATVYLMHDKIGIETTNTLLVTKLLSGDYPDVSRVIPSQLETVLSLHREELITLLRQVSLFTVDTSHSVRFTFTEGELRLAANTMEIGEGKVSMPVNYTGPRLEIAFNPIYFLDILRHSKGETVTMGLTDPFNPGVITDKEGISQINSSVSPLFVLMPMRLNEDA from the coding sequence ATGAAGTTTGTGATTTCAACGCAGGAACTAAATTTTTTGGTTAATAAATGTCTAAACATCGTTTCACAAAAAGCGACTATTCCGATTCTTTCCAATTTTCTTATGGAGGCAAAAAATGGAGAGTTGATTTTAACAGCCACAGATTTAACGGTGGGAGTCCGTTGCCATACTGAAGCGAAAGTCCTTGAAGAAGGAGCGACAGCATTACCAGCAAAGCGATTTGCTCAATTAATTCGAGAACTTACTTCTATAAATGTGGAAATTTCGACAAACGATAATGAAACCACCCAGATCAGCGCCGATAGCTCTCGTTTCAAATTGCATGGAATGAATAAAAGTGAATTTCCTTCGTTGCCCCAAATGGAAGGAGCCGTACAATTTAAGATTTCAGAAAGCGATCTAAAGGAGATGCTGTTTTGCACAGCCTTTGCTGTTTCCAGAGATGATAACCGATTTGCTTTGACAGGTGTGTTTATGCAAATTACTGAGGGAAAGGCGATATTTGCAGGAACAGATGGAAAACGGTTATCAAGAACTTACCTTTCTTTAGGTTTGGATGCTGCGTTTAATGGAAATTACATTCTTCCTATTAAAGCAGTAGAAGAAATCTTAAAAAACCTTTCAGATAGTGGAGAAGCAACGGTTTACTTGATGCATGATAAAATTGGAATAGAAACCACTAATACCCTGCTTGTTACGAAGCTACTCTCCGGGGATTATCCGGATGTTAGCCGCGTGATCCCTTCTCAATTAGAAACTGTCTTAAGCCTTCATAGAGAAGAACTCATTACCCTTCTGCGACAAGTTTCCTTATTCACAGTGGATACTTCTCATTCTGTGCGCTTTACCTTTACTGAAGGGGAGCTTCGCTTAGCTGCCAATACCATGGAAATTGGAGAAGGCAAAGTGAGCATGCCGGTGAATTACACGGGGCCACGTCTAGAAATTGCCTTTAATCCGATCTACTTTTTGGATATTTTGCGACATAGCAAAGGAGAGACTGTCACAATGGGTTTAACGGATCCTTTTAACCCTGGAGTGATTACAGATAAGGAAGGGATTTCCCAAATTAATTCATCCGTGAGTCCTTTATTTGTCTTGATGCCTATGCGCTTAAATGAAGATGCATAA
- the ccsA gene encoding cytochrome c biogenesis protein CcsA, with protein MNLVKYWLFFLCAVVQIGATNFEHSDFYKLPVLYQGRFRPLNAYTLLSELDLFHTATKSPDFLWNLFLYGHPSFDHQPLFKIDSPALKIMLGFSPQTSLFSYHELHQALFEQPETNLAVMRHLIPKIYLDSLRETSPSLIELTSLAPGLWIKRQGGDILVVSTPKHSPWQHLTEGMVLNTGEPLDQRIAQESHEMLRRLNRYVKLKQKEFPLASIVQVLKDKQLTSQEIALFLEEKFPLLSRILESGSEFQMLPLKAPKDRWVSLSALSLEVFDPETGLLKPISNFTLYSDSLFNDIQTAYLALLKENGSKDFHRLIKGLKEGYSSLENTVYRKSAGKQLSYPSTNQLHLEAFYYSFPLLEYALFFYVCSGFCFFLAYSLKNKFSKNIAIFWMILGFVCHTGLLALRCYILQRPPVSNMFETLLYVPWVAVCASFFFYRFFQNIFPLLGACIVTIPLLALLSVSRLNTGLENVQAVLDSQYWLTIHVLMIVGSYSFFLLCGILGHLLLYAYSFHLEERDWAKKLEPLILHSMYVGTALLIPGTLLGGVWAAESWGRFWDWDPKESWAFISSCIYLFWIHLYRFHHIKSFGLAFGAAVGMQSIIFTWYGVNYILGTGLHSYGFGSGDHFYYFLFIAIDFGVLLAAALRYIQRR; from the coding sequence GTGAACCTGGTCAAATATTGGTTATTTTTTTTATGCGCGGTCGTTCAAATCGGGGCTACAAATTTTGAACACTCAGATTTTTATAAGCTTCCTGTTTTGTATCAAGGCCGTTTCCGCCCTTTAAATGCTTATACGCTTCTTTCAGAGCTTGATCTGTTTCACACCGCTACAAAAAGTCCCGATTTTCTTTGGAACCTTTTCCTTTATGGCCACCCTTCTTTCGACCATCAGCCTTTATTTAAAATCGACTCTCCTGCATTAAAAATCATGCTTGGATTTTCACCTCAAACCTCACTTTTTAGTTATCATGAGCTTCATCAAGCTTTGTTTGAACAGCCAGAGACCAATTTGGCGGTTATGCGACATTTAATTCCCAAAATTTACCTGGATTCCCTAAGGGAGACAAGCCCTTCTCTAATTGAGCTAACTTCCCTTGCGCCGGGGTTATGGATAAAACGGCAAGGAGGAGACATCCTGGTCGTTTCAACACCCAAACATTCTCCCTGGCAACATCTCACTGAAGGGATGGTTTTAAATACAGGGGAACCTCTTGATCAACGCATCGCCCAAGAAAGCCATGAAATGCTTAGGCGCCTGAATCGGTATGTTAAACTCAAACAAAAAGAGTTTCCCCTTGCCTCAATTGTCCAGGTTTTGAAAGATAAGCAACTCACCTCTCAAGAAATTGCGCTATTTTTAGAGGAAAAATTTCCTCTCCTCTCCCGAATTTTAGAAAGTGGCAGTGAATTTCAAATGCTTCCTTTAAAAGCCCCAAAAGATAGATGGGTTTCCCTCTCGGCCTTAAGCTTAGAGGTTTTTGATCCTGAAACAGGACTTTTAAAGCCTATTTCAAACTTTACACTTTACTCCGATTCTCTATTTAACGACATTCAGACGGCCTACCTGGCGCTTTTAAAAGAAAATGGCTCTAAGGACTTCCACAGACTAATTAAAGGGTTGAAAGAAGGCTATTCTTCCCTTGAAAACACAGTTTACCGCAAAAGCGCTGGCAAGCAGCTTTCTTACCCTTCTACCAATCAATTGCACTTAGAAGCTTTTTATTACTCTTTCCCATTGCTCGAATACGCTCTCTTTTTTTATGTCTGTTCGGGTTTTTGCTTTTTTTTAGCTTATAGCTTAAAGAACAAATTTTCAAAAAACATAGCGATATTTTGGATGATTTTAGGCTTTGTTTGCCACACGGGGCTTCTAGCTCTTCGCTGCTATATTTTGCAAAGGCCCCCTGTTTCAAACATGTTCGAAACGCTCTTATATGTCCCCTGGGTGGCAGTCTGTGCTAGCTTTTTCTTTTATCGGTTTTTTCAGAATATTTTTCCCCTCTTAGGAGCCTGCATAGTTACAATTCCTCTGCTTGCTTTACTTTCTGTTTCTCGCTTAAATACTGGCCTAGAAAATGTGCAAGCCGTGCTCGATTCGCAATATTGGCTCACTATTCACGTGTTGATGATTGTGGGAAGCTATAGTTTTTTTCTACTCTGTGGTATCCTAGGTCATCTTTTACTTTATGCCTATTCCTTTCACCTAGAAGAGCGCGATTGGGCAAAAAAATTGGAGCCTTTAATCTTGCATTCCATGTATGTAGGCACAGCCCTTTTAATACCAGGCACTTTGCTAGGGGGGGTTTGGGCTGCAGAAAGTTGGGGACGTTTTTGGGATTGGGATCCGAAAGAATCGTGGGCTTTTATTTCGAGCTGCATTTATCTGTTCTGGATCCATCTCTATCGCTTTCACCACATTAAAAGCTTCGGGCTCGCTTTTGGGGCAGCTGTAGGGATGCAATCGATTATTTTCACTTGGTACGGAGTCAACTATATTTTAGGAACAGGACTTCATAGTTATGGGTTTGGATCTGGAGACCACTTTTACTATTTCTTATTTATTGCCATCGACTTTGGCGTTCTGCTAGCTGCAGCGCTGCGATACATACAGCGGAGATGA
- a CDS encoding SycD/LcrH family type III secretion system chaperone, translating into MDQMDEFHIPKQVLKKLKNVDHLRQEMAAGKSLREIIGYSEETMEKFYGAAYRLFQAKEYGKASDAFLFLTTLDSQVHNYWLGLGMSEQLKKEYEGALVAYGMALMTEVTNPVPHYHSASCYLAVGDNENAKNSLLLAIEYAGNHEQFAKIKQQAETVLAQLSK; encoded by the coding sequence ATGGATCAAATGGATGAGTTTCACATTCCTAAACAAGTGTTAAAAAAATTGAAAAATGTGGATCACCTGCGCCAAGAAATGGCCGCAGGAAAAAGCCTAAGAGAAATTATCGGTTACTCTGAAGAAACCATGGAAAAATTTTATGGGGCTGCTTATCGGCTTTTCCAAGCAAAAGAATACGGGAAAGCTTCGGACGCTTTTTTATTTTTAACTACTCTAGATTCCCAGGTTCACAATTATTGGCTAGGATTAGGGATGTCAGAACAGCTTAAAAAGGAATACGAGGGGGCTTTAGTGGCTTATGGAATGGCGCTCATGACAGAAGTGACCAATCCTGTGCCACATTATCACTCTGCTTCTTGTTATTTAGCAGTGGGAGATAATGAAAATGCAAAAAATTCTCTTTTGCTTGCCATTGAATATGCAGGTAACCACGAGCAATTTGCTAAAATCAAACAACAAGCAGAAACTGTTCTTGCACAGCTTTCAAAATGA
- a CDS encoding F-box protein — protein sequence MMTFQINRESFGSHLKEIEEISNTSMVQTAPLKVSQKVHKFVEKYQQFIEAKDQLVLIRVLEKLKANIHKCEKEEENGIHKVINKIHSLLSGTPLEIKGLAKPLEISDLPQEMLENILLHLPWENYRSCSNVNKIWNALIIEVNKKKQALLLRTFIQCTIDHGTFQHNLSLLGNSKGNLPACEIDTFWQKKIKDLENIKNGLSFSPANTTSQLASTLWETYVKLLIVVRSYDKKALQALEARSKGLELPWAFVKFFKLVSDKIYIQKVAIKLIEDLIYRDLFDKVTEFIELLDEDLGILRDVAFWLITKDRYEQAFKAAEKINKNGQDLLMIGMEFIKKKQGDKAIVISKKLKSPYLKFNLDDALYNFSKDLAGTRQFEKALEIAQAIPDNHHQDKALLAISNLLARASHFEKALEIAQALPNVYDQNKAFLAISIVLAEASQFEKALEIAQTIPNAYDQSKAFLAISILLAEARQFEKALETAQTISNQYEKDEAFSKISILLFKTNQFEKALEIAQAISSNPEKNEAFSKISILLAQTNQFEKALEIAQSIISIECYKSKVFAEISILWAEASQFEKALKMVQTVSDRDQKDGAFLKLSILLAKASQFEKALEMAQTISSAFKKDAAFFKISILLAQANQFDKGLEIAQAISSYTDQKNEAISEISVLLAKANQIEKALVIARAIREKNKMYEGSTLAKKNQALSKISIVLAKANQFEKALEIAQTIPILGEGNGRVIGRPRSKAFSGISIFLARAGQFEKALEMAQTVSNQYEKNKALSKISILLAKASQFEKALEIADAIEEGYEISLSFPLVLRNKALSKISILLAEASQFEKALKIAQAIPKDQLRSGFSAPDQQNKALSKISTLLAKSSQFEKALEIAQAMSGKYSKSQALFEISILLAEDNQFEKALEIAQAIPDEIKKNEAFSKISIGLAKVG from the coding sequence ATGATGACTTTTCAAATTAACAGAGAAAGCTTTGGTTCTCACTTAAAAGAAATTGAAGAGATTAGCAATACAAGTATGGTGCAAACAGCTCCTTTAAAAGTCTCGCAAAAAGTGCACAAATTTGTAGAGAAATATCAACAATTTATAGAAGCAAAAGATCAACTAGTTTTAATCCGGGTGCTTGAAAAGCTTAAGGCTAACATCCATAAATGTGAAAAAGAAGAAGAAAACGGCATTCATAAGGTCATTAACAAAATTCATTCTCTACTTTCAGGCACTCCCCTTGAAATAAAAGGCCTTGCTAAGCCTCTTGAAATAAGCGATCTCCCTCAGGAAATGCTTGAGAATATATTGCTTCATCTTCCCTGGGAAAACTATAGAAGCTGCTCAAACGTAAATAAAATATGGAATGCCTTGATTATAGAAGTGAATAAAAAAAAGCAGGCTTTACTCCTCCGCACTTTTATTCAATGCACAATTGACCATGGCACCTTTCAACACAATCTCTCTCTCCTTGGTAACAGTAAGGGCAATCTGCCGGCATGTGAAATTGACACTTTTTGGCAAAAAAAAATAAAGGACCTAGAAAACATAAAAAATGGACTTAGCTTTTCACCCGCCAACACAACTAGCCAATTAGCAAGCACCCTTTGGGAGACTTATGTTAAACTTTTGATAGTGGTAAGATCTTATGATAAAAAGGCCTTGCAAGCATTGGAAGCGCGATCTAAAGGTTTGGAATTGCCTTGGGCCTTTGTTAAATTTTTTAAGCTCGTATCTGACAAGATATACATTCAGAAGGTTGCAATAAAGCTCATAGAAGACCTCATATATAGAGACCTATTTGATAAAGTTACTGAGTTCATAGAGCTGCTTGATGAGGACTTAGGTATTCTCAGAGATGTAGCTTTTTGGTTAATCACAAAGGACCGATACGAGCAAGCTTTTAAAGCTGCTGAAAAAATTAATAAAAACGGCCAAGACCTCCTGATGATTGGTATGGAATTCATAAAAAAAAAGCAAGGGGATAAAGCCATTGTAATTTCAAAAAAACTTAAGAGTCCTTATCTTAAGTTCAATCTAGACGACGCTTTGTACAACTTCTCTAAGGACTTAGCAGGAACCCGCCAATTTGAAAAGGCGCTTGAAATTGCCCAGGCCATCCCTGATAATCACCACCAAGACAAAGCTTTGTTGGCAATTTCAAACCTATTGGCTAGAGCCTCCCACTTTGAGAAGGCGCTAGAAATTGCCCAGGCACTTCCTAATGTATACGACCAAAACAAAGCTTTCTTGGCAATTTCTATCGTATTGGCTGAAGCCAGCCAATTTGAAAAGGCGCTGGAAATTGCACAGACAATCCCTAATGCATACGACCAAAGCAAAGCTTTCTTGGCAATTTCTATCCTATTGGCTGAAGCCCGCCAATTTGAGAAGGCGCTGGAAACCGCACAGACAATCTCTAATCAATACGAAAAAGATGAGGCTTTCTCTAAGATTTCTATCCTATTGTTCAAAACCAACCAATTTGAAAAGGCGCTGGAAATTGCACAGGCGATTTCTAGCAACCCCGAAAAAAATGAGGCTTTCTCTAAGATTTCTATCCTACTGGCCCAAACTAACCAATTTGAGAAAGCATTAGAAATTGCACAGTCAATCATTTCTATTGAATGCTATAAAAGCAAAGTTTTCGCTGAGATCTCTATACTATGGGCCGAAGCCAGCCAATTTGAAAAGGCGTTGAAAATGGTACAAACCGTCTCTGATAGAGACCAAAAAGATGGAGCTTTTCTTAAGCTTTCCATCTTATTGGCTAAAGCCAGCCAATTTGAGAAGGCTTTAGAAATGGCACAGACAATCTCTAGTGCATTCAAAAAAGACGCAGCTTTTTTTAAGATTTCTATCCTACTGGCCCAAGCTAACCAATTTGATAAGGGGCTGGAAATTGCACAAGCAATCTCTTCTTATACAGATCAAAAAAATGAAGCTATCTCTGAAATTTCCGTCCTATTAGCTAAAGCCAACCAAATTGAGAAGGCGCTTGTAATTGCACGGGCAATCCGTGAGAAAAATAAAATGTATGAAGGTTCCACTCTAGCCAAAAAAAACCAAGCTCTCTCTAAGATTTCAATCGTATTGGCTAAAGCCAACCAATTTGAGAAAGCGCTTGAAATTGCACAGACAATCCCTATTCTAGGCGAAGGAAACGGGCGTGTTATTGGACGCCCAAGAAGCAAAGCCTTCAGCGGGATTTCTATCTTCTTAGCTAGAGCCGGCCAATTTGAGAAGGCATTGGAAATGGCACAGACAGTTTCTAATCAATATGAAAAAAACAAAGCTCTCTCTAAGATTTCTATCTTATTGGCTAAAGCCAGCCAATTTGAGAAAGCGCTTGAAATTGCAGACGCAATCGAAGAGGGATATGAAATTTCTTTAAGTTTCCCTCTAGTCCTAAGAAACAAAGCTCTCTCTAAGATTTCTATCCTATTGGCTGAAGCCAGCCAATTTGAGAAAGCGCTTAAAATTGCACAGGCAATCCCTAAGGACCAGCTAAGATCCGGATTTTCCGCTCCAGACCAACAAAACAAAGCTCTCTCTAAGATTTCTACCCTATTGGCTAAATCCAGCCAATTTGAGAAGGCGCTAGAAATTGCACAGGCAATGTCTGGTAAATACTCCAAAAGCCAAGCTCTCTTTGAGATTTCTATCCTATTGGCTGAAGACAACCAATTTGAGAAGGCGCTAGAAATTGCACAGGCAATCCCTGATGAAATTAAAAAAAATGAAGCCTTCTCTAAGATTTCCATAGGATTAGCAAAAGTTGGCTAG
- a CDS encoding 23S rRNA (pseudouridine(1915)-N(3))-methyltransferase RlmH → MLKIKILSVGKTKETWLNTAIEEYQKRLQGQVEMEWVWAKDDPQLMALVSREPLVVCLDPQGKMLSSEQFSSFLMRKLEEGGSRLTFVIGGAEGLPLFLKQNKEAISLSLLTFTHQIARVVLIEQIYRALEIAKGSRYHK, encoded by the coding sequence ATGTTAAAAATCAAAATTTTATCTGTTGGCAAAACCAAAGAAACATGGCTCAATACGGCTATTGAAGAATACCAAAAAAGGCTTCAAGGACAGGTTGAAATGGAATGGGTATGGGCTAAGGATGACCCTCAACTGATGGCTCTCGTTAGCCGCGAACCCTTGGTGGTTTGCCTAGATCCCCAGGGAAAAATGCTTTCTAGCGAGCAGTTTTCCTCATTTCTCATGCGTAAACTAGAAGAAGGGGGAAGCCGCTTAACATTTGTTATTGGAGGAGCTGAGGGGCTTCCCTTGTTTCTCAAACAAAATAAAGAAGCCATCAGCCTTTCACTTTTAACATTTACCCATCAAATTGCACGTGTGGTTTTGATTGAACAAATTTATCGAGCCCTCGAAATTGCCAAAGGCTCTCGCTACCACAAATAA
- the smpB gene encoding SsrA-binding protein SmpB, whose translation MNEQKQELVSNRRATFNYEILQTFETGIVLLGTEIKSLRDHGGSLQEAYVKIFDDELWLLGCNIAPYRFGNIHNHDERRQRKLLMHKREILRLKEAVQEKGLTLIPLAFFLKNGRVKVRIATAKGKKNIDKRDSIREKEDTRKMQRALKNAT comes from the coding sequence ATGAATGAACAAAAGCAAGAGCTCGTTTCCAACCGCCGTGCCACCTTTAACTATGAAATTTTGCAAACATTCGAAACAGGTATTGTTCTTTTAGGCACCGAAATCAAATCTTTACGCGATCATGGAGGAAGCCTCCAAGAAGCTTACGTTAAAATTTTCGACGACGAGTTATGGCTGCTTGGATGCAATATTGCGCCTTACCGTTTTGGCAATATTCATAATCACGACGAAAGGCGGCAACGTAAACTTTTGATGCACAAGCGAGAAATCTTGCGCTTGAAAGAAGCCGTGCAGGAAAAAGGACTTACCTTGATTCCTTTAGCTTTTTTCTTAAAAAATGGAAGAGTCAAGGTCCGCATCGCTACAGCAAAAGGAAAGAAAAACATCGACAAACGGGATTCTATTCGAGAAAAAGAAGATACCCGTAAAATGCAAAGAGCCCTTAAAAATGCAACTTAA
- a CDS encoding NfeD family protein: MLNRVKPASFYSLILLFSIYVFSAFAQEIPAKPTWVYLKGHLDKDVLDQRKSSIDQAVQEGKQQFILLIDSSSGDLIEAFDLARHLYELKAEKKISLIVYIENSALGPAAVFPFLADALYCSFFTSWGDVALGSELVLPKNILRNRVVSLVVPENPHFQILQVLALGMTDPSVQIVDQSGWKLAEEVKGDKSSLISSAGEALVVNQNQLKHLELLQAILSLESFKQKMGWEQISSHMPAPIAPSISPLEISHRPLEESLKQHIPFNPHGKNQVGLIRIDDQTNGINQSTWIYVKNALDYYKKNRPSFIILELNTPGGEIFAAQKISDAFKEIDTQFGIPIVAYINNWAISAGAMLAYSCRYIAVVKDGSMGAAEPVIANESGQMQAASEKVNSALRADFANRARFFDRNPYLAEAMVDKDIILVLRHGKIVKLDQESQIRTTGTDPDRIITPKGKLLTLNSNELIEYGVADLQLLPQKLAQITDREKESGQWAASKMLLFHYPFFSSIPQASIDQYRMDWKTQFFVFLSHPVVSSALFLGLLMGAYMELSTPGFGFPGSIALVCLFLIILSSFALEIASWLELILLLAGGVMVILDLFVLPTFGLMGIFGGILLFVGLFGLMLPGAGSMHFEFDTGTFNAAGEAVMSRLAWLSGTLVAAVGLMMLLARYVTPSFSGFNRFVLKGHEQEGYQAFFISPELLPQPGKKGTAETPLRPAGKVMIDEKYYDAISNGLLIEKGSPIRVIGFDSGALVVEEESKA, encoded by the coding sequence ATGTTAAATAGGGTTAAGCCTGCATCGTTTTATTCGCTTATTCTGCTCTTTTCCATCTATGTGTTCTCAGCCTTTGCGCAAGAGATCCCGGCAAAGCCTACCTGGGTTTATTTAAAAGGGCATTTAGATAAAGATGTTTTAGACCAGAGAAAAAGTTCTATCGATCAGGCTGTGCAAGAGGGGAAGCAGCAATTTATTTTGCTTATTGATTCTTCCTCGGGGGATCTAATTGAAGCTTTTGATTTGGCTAGGCATCTGTATGAATTAAAAGCCGAGAAAAAGATTTCCCTTATTGTATATATTGAAAACAGTGCACTCGGCCCTGCCGCTGTATTTCCTTTTTTGGCGGATGCGCTCTATTGTTCTTTCTTCACATCCTGGGGGGACGTGGCTTTAGGATCTGAGTTAGTGCTTCCTAAGAATATTTTGCGAAACCGAGTTGTGAGCCTGGTTGTACCGGAAAATCCCCATTTTCAAATTTTGCAAGTTCTTGCTTTAGGGATGACAGATCCTTCTGTGCAAATTGTCGATCAATCCGGATGGAAGCTCGCTGAAGAGGTTAAGGGAGATAAAAGTAGTCTCATTTCTTCTGCTGGGGAAGCCTTAGTGGTCAATCAAAACCAATTGAAACACTTGGAGCTCTTACAAGCGATTCTTTCTCTTGAATCCTTTAAACAAAAAATGGGATGGGAGCAAATCTCTAGCCATATGCCAGCTCCCATTGCTCCATCGATCTCTCCTTTGGAAATCTCTCATCGACCCTTGGAAGAGAGTCTAAAGCAGCATATTCCATTCAATCCGCACGGGAAAAATCAAGTGGGACTCATCAGAATTGATGATCAGACAAATGGGATCAACCAGTCTACCTGGATTTATGTAAAAAATGCGTTGGATTACTACAAAAAGAACCGACCAAGTTTCATTATCTTAGAGCTGAATACCCCCGGAGGAGAAATATTTGCTGCTCAAAAAATTTCAGATGCTTTCAAAGAGATAGACACGCAATTTGGAATTCCCATAGTGGCCTATATTAATAACTGGGCGATTTCGGCAGGCGCCATGTTAGCCTATTCTTGCAGGTATATCGCAGTGGTTAAAGATGGTAGCATGGGAGCTGCAGAGCCTGTGATTGCGAATGAAAGCGGACAAATGCAGGCCGCCTCTGAAAAAGTCAATTCAGCTTTGCGCGCGGACTTTGCTAATCGCGCCCGTTTTTTTGACCGCAATCCTTATCTTGCGGAAGCGATGGTCGATAAAGACATCATCTTAGTTTTGCGGCATGGAAAAATCGTTAAATTAGATCAAGAAAGTCAAATTCGGACAACAGGAACAGATCCAGATAGAATCATCACCCCTAAAGGAAAGCTTTTAACCTTAAATTCTAATGAGTTAATTGAATATGGTGTGGCAGATTTGCAGCTATTACCGCAAAAACTTGCGCAAATCACCGATCGGGAAAAAGAGAGTGGCCAATGGGCTGCTTCTAAAATGCTGCTTTTCCATTATCCCTTCTTTTCATCTATCCCACAAGCTTCAATCGACCAATATCGTATGGATTGGAAAACGCAATTTTTTGTCTTTTTAAGTCATCCGGTTGTCTCTTCGGCGTTATTTTTAGGGCTATTAATGGGAGCCTATATGGAGCTTAGTACTCCAGGTTTTGGCTTTCCAGGATCGATTGCGCTAGTGTGTTTATTTCTAATCATCCTTTCAAGCTTTGCATTGGAAATAGCAAGTTGGCTAGAATTAATCCTCTTGTTAGCTGGTGGGGTGATGGTGATACTCGATTTGTTTGTGCTTCCCACTTTTGGTTTAATGGGTATTTTTGGTGGGATCTTATTGTTTGTGGGATTGTTTGGATTGATGCTGCCTGGTGCAGGCTCCATGCATTTTGAATTTGATACAGGCACTTTCAATGCTGCTGGAGAGGCTGTCATGAGCCGGCTTGCATGGCTTTCGGGGACTTTGGTGGCAGCTGTTGGATTAATGATGCTTTTAGCTAGGTATGTCACCCCTTCATTTTCTGGATTTAATAGGTTTGTGCTTAAAGGACATGAACAAGAAGGATACCAGGCTTTCTTTATTTCCCCAGAGCTTTTGCCCCAGCCAGGTAAAAAGGGAACGGCAGAGACCCCTTTAAGACCTGCAGGCAAAGTGATGATTGATGAAAAATATTACGATGCGATTTCTAACGGCTTATTGATAGAGAAGGGAAGTCCTATTCGTGTTATCGGGTTTGACAGCGGCGCTTTAGTGGTAGAAGAAGAGAGTAAAGCATGA